Proteins encoded in a region of the Streptomyces sp. NBC_01298 genome:
- a CDS encoding MFS transporter, with the protein MPTPAPAGFRGVFALGGPALPVYGFLARLPAALCPIGTLLLINERDGIGDAGTIAAALWLGQALGGPVIGRLADRRGHRPVLLIACVANAAVLLALVSAVLGGLPLAARIALAVAAGLTAAQVGPLARARWARLAGEDKALVGAALSFDTTLDEVGFMVGPALAGILAVTVHPASALVLAAALGLVFGTLFALHPTAPGPMRQDPMGQVGAAARGDVRLWSPGLALLFLVAVLQGAAWSGANTGVNALAVAVGSPGAAGLVWAAMAVTSSVAGFVTVARPGSASLTVRLRRTIAAQALLTLPLLAVSGLWGAAFAVAGIGLAVAPHLIALFGLVERAGPARRMGEAMTLAGSGLIVGQALAAAASGPLAAAYGYRAAFAVSCAAAAASAVLAWAAADRILGPVARPAPVPGLSPNSSSPPAPSRSP; encoded by the coding sequence ATGCCCACGCCCGCACCCGCCGGCTTCCGCGGGGTGTTCGCCCTCGGCGGCCCCGCCCTGCCCGTCTACGGGTTCCTCGCCCGCCTGCCCGCCGCGCTGTGCCCCATCGGGACGCTGCTGCTCATCAACGAACGCGACGGCATCGGCGACGCCGGGACCATCGCCGCCGCCCTCTGGCTCGGCCAGGCCCTCGGCGGCCCGGTGATCGGCCGGCTCGCCGACCGGCGCGGCCACCGGCCCGTCCTGCTGATCGCCTGCGTCGCGAACGCCGCCGTGCTCCTCGCCCTCGTCTCCGCCGTCCTGGGCGGACTGCCGCTCGCCGCCCGCATCGCGCTCGCCGTCGCCGCCGGCCTCACGGCGGCCCAGGTCGGGCCGCTGGCCCGGGCCCGGTGGGCGCGGCTGGCCGGAGAGGACAAGGCCCTGGTCGGGGCCGCGCTCTCCTTCGACACCACCCTCGACGAGGTCGGCTTCATGGTGGGGCCCGCGCTGGCCGGGATCCTCGCGGTGACCGTCCACCCCGCCTCGGCGCTGGTCCTGGCGGCCGCCCTGGGCCTGGTGTTCGGGACGCTCTTCGCCCTGCATCCCACGGCGCCCGGCCCGATGCGGCAAGACCCCATGGGACAAGTCGGCGCCGCCGCGCGGGGCGACGTACGGCTGTGGTCTCCGGGGCTCGCGCTGCTGTTCCTCGTGGCCGTCCTCCAGGGCGCCGCCTGGAGCGGGGCCAATACCGGGGTCAACGCCCTCGCCGTGGCCGTCGGATCCCCCGGGGCCGCCGGGCTCGTATGGGCCGCCATGGCCGTGACCAGCTCGGTGGCCGGCTTCGTGACCGTGGCCCGGCCCGGGTCGGCGAGCCTGACCGTCCGGCTGCGCCGGACCATCGCCGCCCAGGCGCTGCTGACGCTTCCGCTGCTCGCCGTCTCCGGCCTGTGGGGCGCGGCCTTCGCCGTCGCCGGGATCGGACTGGCCGTCGCCCCGCACCTGATCGCGCTGTTCGGCCTCGTGGAACGAGCCGGCCCCGCGCGGCGGATGGGCGAGGCCATGACCCTGGCCGGCAGCGGGCTGATCGTCGGCCAGGCACTGGCCGCGGCCGCCTCCGGTCCGCTCGCCGCGGCCTACGGGTACCGGGCCGCCTTCGCCGTCTCCTGCGCGGCCGCGGCCGCCTCCGCGGTACTGGCGTGGGCGGCCGCCGACCGGATCCTGGGGCCGGTCGCGCGACCGGCACCGGTGCCGGGGCTCAGCCCGAACTCTTCATCGCCGCCAGCCCCTTCACGGTCTCCATGA